CCTTACCAATCCAATCACAATCCAAATTTTTCGTTGAACGACACTATCTTGACATTACAAAACACAGTACTAAACTACTGATAATAGCAATGTGAAATTACCAGGCTCTGAAATAATAATGCAAGCAGCCAACGAGGCATCGTCCTTGCACCACCTAGGCATTCCAGTACAATTCTGATCACCACCAACGGAGTCCATTTTATTTTCACCATTCTCTTTCTCATTTGTTGTCACATCATTCCCCCCTTTGTTTACTACAGGAGGCGGGCCAGCCTGCTCAGTTTTATTATTCAACTGCTCTGAACTAGAAACAGAATTAACAGCCTTGGTAGAATTCTCTCCCTGCTTCTTTACTTTTGTCTCAATCGACGCCGTTTTATTACCAGCTGTTTGTACAGGATCCGGACTCGGCGACGGAGAAACCTTAAACCAAACAAACAAACAGAATTcaattttacatatataatcagtatgattaaaaattaaagttgagAGAATTTACTTGATTGGAATTGAAATTTCCCGCAGAAGCCCCAGCTACAAATCTCCGAAACGTAGTAAGAATTGAAGAAGACGCAGTTGAAGCATCGGCGACGATCAAAATCAGTAATAAAACTACTTTTACAGGTCCATTTCTATCCATTCTAGCACCGCCCGTACTACATCAATTACTCCACAGCTAATAACATCGATTTTTCAATACTGTAACAATTTTCTAACAGTCTGCAACgcaaaattgaaatgaaattggAGTGCGTGTTTTTACGCTTAGATTTCACGCAACTTTTTTAGTGAAGCAAGCAGATAATCTAGGGTTCTATCGatcgatttgatttgattttgcgCGCAACGTAGAGCTCTGGTTTTTTAGTTGGGTTTTTTTTGAACGATTTATTGTACTGGGCCGATTAATTGATCATTCTCGGCCTGTAATTTATGCGGCTTAATCTGTTTTGTTTTCACGTGAGAATTAGCCCATGTTCTGGCTCTTCTGTGGGCTTTTGCTTTTATGGGCTTGTTTATGAATCGAGTTTGATAATAATATGGAATTACGTttgaataaacaaaataatttaaagattttatagtGCATTTCATAGTGAAAATCATGATTATGggtcatattttaattttagagtTCAAAATGTCATGAAATAGTTGAAATAAAAAGCTTCAAAATAAAGTTGTTAAGAGGAGTTATTGGATTCCATCAAACAACAACACCAACAGCGAAACCAAACAGACCCGAAATTCGTCAGAAGTTAAGACCAATGCCGAGCTCTAGTAGGTGTTTAAGGTTAAGCTGCTTTGTTCCAATCTCTCCTCTCAAAAGAAAGCAACAGAATCAACTTGCTTTTGTAAGATAGAAGCCTATTAAAGCACAAGACAATAAAGTCCTACAAAATAAGAAGGCATCCATTTTTGGTCATAGAAACATAAAGTGCAAGCTTCACGGTCATGGCTAATCACTAATGAGTTATGACTTTGGCTCCATTTATGTATATAATTCAGAGTCTATCACTGTTGAAATTATCTTCATTAAGCTTAAAGAATAATGATAAATCTATAATATTAGTAAGTATGGTTGAGCAAAATTTGGCCTGAACTGAAATAAGTGACTCAATCGGCAAACTTTTGTTTATGTTCGGtttaaaatatgtataaatgtttttttggttaatttagtttgattatATTCcagttttaagtttttaaactTTGATTCATTGAATTAATTACCTTTTGTATTgtatttagttataaatttatctattttaacCTAATCGAACAAACCAACGGATTCTGTTgattctatatttttaaaatttccttTATATTTCCGTTGTAGTTACATATGTTAAATTCCGTAagtggaaataaaaaaaaatcaattatgtcAATTAGAAATTTTTAGCTTGATTTCTCTGAACCAACCAAACATTGATTtcttttaacttcttttttttgtcaaagatggtAGTCGACTCTTTCGAGTCTCTATTGTTAGTTTGTTAGTTATCGAGGCGTGGTTGCAACCCACAACCTCTCGATGCATTTAGAGGTGCCTTAACCATCCAAGTTAGGCCTACATTTGCAATTCCTTATAACTAgaattgaaaataaaactaaaaataatcaaatttgacTATATTTTACTAAAGTTTATACTTTATACAACTTAAGATATATGTATCATGTATGCATCCATTTTACTTATTTTCCTCTCTTAAGAAATCCTTCTCAACTTtaaattcatcatttctttGCCCTAAAATGTAAATGATGCTCATGAATTTTGAACacttgaattttattaatattgcaCTGTCAAAATCTCattttgagattttattttgtttcatctTATTTCACTCTCTTTTTATAGAATGAAAGTTTTCAAAATTGGTCAAACAAAAGGGCATAACAGAAGTAAATTTCTccatttcaattttcaaaatattttgcaATAAGTGATCGAAtcagcaacaacaacaacaactcATCACAGtccattaattaacaaaaaaaataatttaaatcacaaaaatagcaaaaaacaaaattcaaattcgAATATTTATTACAAGTTGGAATTTTACTGcaatatttttctaaatggaATCGATACTTTGTTCACTAAAATAGGTTAGTCTCTGTTCATCTCAGCTCAGCTTCTTAAAATATTCATCTCCAAATCAAGAAAAACCAACTCATCAGCTTCCTCAAGCCACGTTTTCAAAAGGCAagaacaatttaatttattattataaccCTTTattaccatatatatatatataattaataccTTCAGTTCACACAAATCATCAGAATGAAATTAATGGACGAGATTGCAGTAGTTCTCAAAAGATTTGGAGATGACCAGAGCACACTTTTGGACCAGTTCGAGAGATTATCATTTGAAAAGCAGCTCAACCAAGCTATTCTCGGCCGGAGTTTGTCTGAACCTGGAGTCTCCGTCGGTCGGTCTCGATTTTTTCAGCAGCCGGTAGATGTGGAGGTGCCTCCGGCATTGGTGAAGCAGGAGGTGAGACAAGGGCGGCGGCGGCGTGGTGGTGGTGGTTTTAATAAGGTGTGGAAGAAGCTGTTGAAACCTATTTTTGGAAGAAAAAATGGCGCCAAAGATGGTGATGATGGTGGTGCTGTGCCTGATCCTAGAAACCCTAAATCATGGAAAGCTATGAGTAGATCATTAAGGTTTTGAAtgaatttcttttgttttattttagaaattgtCTCTACTGCTAGAAGttaaaaaagaatataattaGCCACTGATTTTACTCATTATCTGCATtatcttgatttttttcttttttgtttaatttaagtaaCGACCTGTAATTTTTGGTACAGCATAtcttatgaaaaataaatgaagaaaaaataattagagcCAATAGTATCCggtccacttttttttttttttaattcatcagatctcattaaattaaatatgaaacagttacatttgtaagaaattcgggataatttaaaaactaaaccgatgacctgacatggaacagataACATGttgcctgattcgcagaccttacttacgaaaataaaaataaattactaattgtTTCGTGAATTAAGTGCAGTATTCAATCACTCTTCGTTCAAACTTCTTCAAACACCACCCACTTATTACTTTCTTTTGTGacaattacaatttattttaaataattgatacaaTGAGGCCTCACTTGGTTGGGGGTAAATTCACTAAGAAAGTTTAACTTTCCGGAAAATAGcatatttttttggttcatttttaTCAATCTATTTTCCGAAAAGTTAAAGGGTTGAATTCCCTTTAATTAGGAAAATGACTTCCCTAGCAAAATTCAGGTAAGTTATACTtacctaattaaattaattaaaatacgaTTATAACCCTACATTTAATTAGTTGATTTTATTATTGATgggtaatattatttttatattttaattaattgaaaatagaGTGCAACTTTCCGGAAAGTTACTAAGTgaactaaataataaaaatattgatttccTCCACACTAACTTCCTCAGTAATTAATTTCCTAAGAAGTATACTTTCCGAAAATTATACTCTTTTAAACTAAGCGAGACATGAATATGTAACGataaataaatactttttctgttttttttaattgtccatttgACTGAAATTGTAGTACATATTAGATTGATGCTCTTTTTATCCTAactaataagaaaaaaaaaacataaagtcatttattagggatggataaatttgaaagataatagaaaaaattacaatgaaattttaaatggacaactaattaaagatagatatattttgctatataaaaaactaaaagaaaCGGAAGGAGTAATAAAGAGGatgattaatttgaaaaaaaaattattctaatattaatatttttataatttttggaaTAAATAGTGTCCTAAATACAAATTATATGGTCggattgaccctttgttcaaaataGATTTATGTGTTCATAGTTCAAAAATCATATTCTTCTCTCTTTCGCTAGGCGCTAATGCCTTCACCTTATACACAACTGTCCCAAATTCTCCTTCAATATCCTTCATTCAGCACTATTTCTACACTCAGCAACACCTCCAATGGCAACTATGCAAAATTCTCAGGTACCAATAGATTATCATTATCCACAATCATTCACAGAAAAGGTATCACTTTGGTTGGAAAATTCAAGAGTCTACCCATCAAACAACAATTGCAAGAAACCAAAGATTCTGATGAGAAAACCAGTAAATTTCAAGTGCAGAGTCTCATAGATTCAATTACAGGATTACCCATTAAAGATAGAATTGAAATTCtcaataattttatgaaaaatggaGAATCTTGGAGTTTATCAGAGTTCAATGATCTTCTCATGGCTTTAGTACAAGCCAATGAGCTTGATCTAGCATTATACATGTATTCTAATGTCTCCACTCTTTGTTTAGTCCCAGATTGTTGGACACTTTCAATTATTGTCAACTGTCACTGCAAGAGAAATGAAGTTGATGAGGCTAAACTAGTTTTATACTACATGTTAGAAAATGGGTTAAACCCTAGTGTGGTAACATTCACCACATTGGTGAATTCATATTGCAAAAAGGGTAAATTAAAGAAAGCTTTTGAAGTTATTGGATTAATGGATGGAAATGGATGCAAACCAAATATCCAAACTTATAATTGTTTGTTGAAGGGTTTGTGTTATGTAGGAAGAGTAGAGGAAGCTTTTGATTTACTCGGGGAGATCAAGAAATTGCGCGTAAAACCGGATGTTTATACGTACACAGCTTTGATGAATGGTTTTTGTAAAGTGGGTAGATCAGATGAAGCAATGGAGTTGCTTAATGAAGCTATTGAGATTGGTTTGACTCCAAATGTTATCACTTTTAATACTCTGTTTGATGGGTATAATAAAGAGGGGAGGCCATTGTTAGGAGTTGGTGTgatgaagaaaatgaaaaggatGAATTGTTTGCCTGATTATATTAGCTATAGCACGTTGCTTCGCGGGTTGTTGATGTGGAGAAAGATCAGAACGGGGCTGCGAGTTTACGAGGAAATGGTGAGGAATGGTTTTGAAGTTGATGAGAAGTTGATGAATAGTCTGTTGAGAGGTTTGTGTAGGAAATTCTTGAGGGATAATGAACTATTAGAATATGTACACCAGGTGTTTGAGAAAATGACTGAAAGAGGATGTGTTATTGACAATGGGACATACGGTTTGGTAATCCAAGCATTTTTAGTGGGAAAGAAATTTGATGATGCTTTGACCAGTTTAAGCCTGATGATTAGGTCTGGATATAGTCCGAGGTCAATTACCATAAACCGTTTAATTTATGCATTTTGTGTAGAGGGGAAGATCGATAAGGCAATCTCGATCATAGTTCTCATGTTTGAAACCCATAAATTCCCAGGTATGGTGTCCTACAATCTCATGATTCGTGAATTGAATAGACAAGGAAAGTTCTCAGTGGCTTGTAATGTCTATGGGGCGGCATTGGTTCGAGGTGTGGTTCCGAACCAAAAGCCCCAACGATGAGACAATGTTCAGTATCCATTGTTTGTGTTTATCCAGTTGCCCAATAGATTGTTGATATAACATTCATCTAGAAATGACTGATGGCATTACTTGCTGTATGAGCATAATGTTAACTTAATATTTCCATGTCCGAGTTTGTCAGAGGAAGACAAAATATTATCGATTTCCACCACTCAAAACCGTAGCCTACGGAAATTTTCCAACAGATGCATGCTTCATTGACAAAAATAAGGCGATTTTGGTTGGAAAAGCTTCTATTCAACTGCTAAACCGgcaaaaaataaacaatgaaaaaaaaactcTGAACTAAAACTTATGCTCTGCTCATATATTGACCAGTTCTCGTGTCTACCAAGATTTGATCACCGACATTCACGAACAGGGGAACATTGACTGCAGCCCCTGTTTCCAGAGTAACTGTTTTTGATCCACCTGCAACGCAAAATGGTTTCTCCTACAGTAAGGCAAAAGAATAATGGCAAAGAAACGAAAATATAGATctgtatcaaatatatttctacaattttccttttaaaaatactatataGAATAACCAGGTTGTGTAAATATCCTTATATACCATTGAAACACATGATGAATGGCAAGAAGACGACAGTCCAAAGCTTTTTATCGTTTTTCTCACTTTCTTGTTTTTTGGCTGCTCTTTGTTAAATGAAATGGTAGTTAGGTGGTGTTTATTACAGTTGAAAGTTGAAACTGGTGCTATATAGGACTGCTCAAAATTCATTTCATCCTCCACAGCCCAGCTGTGCTGACCCAACTCCAACTACAACCCAGAAAACTCGGGGCATTCGCAAATCAAGTGGTATGAActgttttatttaaaactatATTGTGATGTTAACAGCAGAGCAGGTTAATCAGGTTTTCTAATCTGCACTATATGGCAAAATTATCGGGTTTCCTAATCTTCTGTTACACGCATACTTGTATTTATGACTGTAAATTACGAATCCATAAGCGTTTGCATCTTAAGAATATAGAAACTACATAATTTTCTATAAATGAAGTCAAGTTATTACCTTGAGCAGTATCGCCTTTGAGACCGGGATCAGCATCAACTACAGTCAGTTGTACAGTGATTGGAAGATCAAAATCAATAACCTGCAACAATATGAATAAACCGATTATTCAGCACAAATATACTAGCTGTGGCCAACGGATGTCAACCTTGTATCACAAGGGTTTTGATCAAGCAAGGATTCAAAGAGCTTATCTCTTATCATTGTAACATTATTCACTTTTCATCAGCTGGTGCCACTGATATGAGTTCCATGGCTGGCATTCTTAAAAAGGAATAATGATCAACTGTTTTAAGCACTAATTTCAAAATTCACCTTGAAAATCCATTCTCAAAAGTTCCACAAATTAACAATTCATTTTCATAAGCTGTACCACAAAccataatattcaaaaataccTTTCCATTCCAAAATAGCAAAGTGCAGTCCATTCCCTCTTTCAGAAACTTTGTCTTATCACCAACATCTTTCGCATTGAGCCGAAATTCTTCAAAAGTAGTCTGCAAAAAATAACAAGCGGATAACTTGAGAAAAATAACAAGTGGAGCACATGCAATTGCTAAATGGGACCAACTAAGCATTAAAACTTGAGATACAGTTCTGTACTAAATTCTCCAATGCCATAATTGAACAATTTGATAATGATGGTCACAACAAGTAGCACAAAGCATTCCCGTAAAAACAATCATTTTAAGTCGTGTGAATCCTAGAAAAGCCTGAAGAAAAGAAGGTTGCCAAAATCTCCATACAACAAAACTATAGTGTAAAGATACCAAGAAATACCAGGTCCATGAAGACAAATTGAGCACCATCTTTGTAAGTGAATTGCTTCGTCTCCTTAAATATATCCGCCGCATCAAGCTGAAGAGACAAATAACAAAAAGACATGAGAAAAACCCGGATCCAACATGAGAGTTGTCCTTGGTCCCAGATACTCCGAATAAAATCAAATACGGAAATGAAGTATGTGTAAATTACATGAACTGAATTATTTTGCTGACACTGACATGATATATTGCTAGTCTAATACTGTCAGGGAAACACAATCCTGAGAGTCCTAGAACTCAAAAAGGAAGTCCCTAGTAGTTACTTTAACAAGCACCCTCAAACAAAGGAAAcacaaaagtataaataaatcaTCCATGctcttaaaaaaagaaaatattttctgTCTTAAAAACTTAAGCTTTATCATCTGAAAAGTAAGATGAGATTTCATGTCTTAATATCACAAGCACAACATAGCAGCAAATAGGTGTTGCCACAAGTTTGCAGGAAAGTTTTCTGCTAACTGATATTTTATTCACTTCAAAATCATCCAAGAATACATAAAAGCAGAAATATGCACATGTTTTTGCACCACTATTATCTTACACTGAGTGAAATAAAAGATGATTATTTGAGCCAATGCTATCTTATGCTAATTGAACTGAAACATGTGCACAGAAATATCAAAAGTGCAATTTTATTGCAGCCCTTAACCGTGGACGTCAATACTGAAATATATCATTAATGTGACGACGTATTTCCAAACGAACTGTAACCATTCAGCTAAAAATCAATGTAATACAGAATCAGCATTATTAGTATTCtttaaacatttgaaatgttcTATCTTATCAGATATCTGCACACACCTCAGCAATGTCTATTGCTAGGTAGTTAACGAATATGCATTGTTTAACCATAACTTGTGCAAAACCAATGGCGAAGCCACATGTAGGAAATGTGGTCAATTGACCaccttttgaatttattttacattaatagataatattaattaattcaaactACACATGTTATACTCATGTTTAATATATATTGACCACCTTATCGTTTTATTTACCATTAACTCATAAAATTGCCCCCTTTATAATAGtttcaaacaaaaccaaccaACAATGAGAAAACACAAGCTAACCTCCAGGCATATCCATGTAAAGTAAAATGAACTGGTACGTGGAATATATCACTAGTATAGTAGTTCAAAGAAATTTTACCGGACTTCCAGCTCGAAAAGTTTTATCGACAGTATTTCCTGTTACATAATTTCGGATTTTGGTCCTGACAAATGCTGCCCCCTTTCCAGGTTTCACATGAAGGAACTCTACTCAAGGCAAataaacaccaaaattattAGGCTCAGATGTCACTCCTAACACTCGAAGATGAAGCATATTAATATGTATACCAAGTACCAAACACAGGATGTTGCAGTCAACAGAAGCTGAGAAACACATGTCATACTCTTCGGGAATTGGGGAATAAAACTCAAATCCTGGTATAGATTGCACTTTATTGATTGATAATCAGGGTATGCAAGTTAAGTCTTCTTGCATGAAATGCTTATAATGCAAGAAATGGATCGGTTTTATTCTTTAGTCAATAACTCAACTCTCTTACTTGAAAGTACATAGTTGCAAAATGTCAATTGCtttcaactaaaaaaaaaacaaggtaTTTTCGAAGAAATGAAATGGAATGACAATTTACATTACTATTCAATCAAGAAATCAATTCATTGATAAAATTAACCCTGAGCAAGGCCCGGGTTACTTGAAAAAACAAGGTATCTTATCTTGATTGCACTTAGCAGTCCTATAATATGTTCAAATGCAGGTCAAATTCAAACACCAATCAATTAAAAAACCCTtcaaagaaacaaataaaagaaaaaatagtaCCTAAAACACGCCACGGAGCACCATCGACTTCAATGTTAGTACCCACTTTGATATCATTACTAGACAACGAATAAATCCCtgcaaacaaacaaaaaacaaaaccaacatttTCAATTTCCCATCACCACCCAAAACACTCAACTTCGAAAAACAATTCCTGAAATATAATACATGAACAAAGATTAAAAGCCTTATTATACTGGAAAAAGAGTGACGCAGAGGCGCTCCGGGGAAAACCCGCATTGGAAAAAAAGAGGGTTTTGAAGGGAGTGAGAGAGTTGAAGACGATGACGGTGATGAAGTTGTATGTGGAACTATGGGATAAGGAGCGGAATTAGAAGAGATAATGAAAGCTCTGGTTGCCGCCATTGTTATGGAAGCTTGAAGAAATGGAGGGGGTTTTGGTAGTTCTTTCCCTCCCAAAATATGGAGTGTTGTCTGAGTGATGAAGAATTGTCAGTTAGATAAGAGAAGTTTATTATTTTGTGGGTTttcatttggattaaattggacCTTTTCACTCCCATCACAAGTTCTGAACTTTTACTAATAGGATCCACCCATTCAAACCCGAACCTGAGTGAaacaaatatgttttttttagaaagaaaaaaaatcattttataagTTTATATATAACAATCATCATCTTATATGCTCTATTCTATGTTAAAAATTATAGTGGCGATGTAGTTTTTGaggtatttaatattatttttatgatactccctccgttcttttttagttgtccatttagccaattttatttgtctacaaatagttgtccatttagtatTCCATATGATATTAGCTACTTATCTTCCAAgtttacccatccctaataaatgaccttatgtttttatttaaaaggcatttattaactaatagggctatattaatatttttctttataaattaagacaaaagaagcactatcttggtatgtgcaatattggctaaatggacaactaaaaaagaacggaggtagtatattttttattggtaaagaaaaaagttataagaattttatttgtttagatAAGATGAAAATTTAGgcttaaaatgtatttttgaaGATGATGAATACTTACCAGTGAGCTATAGCATTTATGGATCGTATTTGAACTGATCGGGTCAGATgatttttaatacaaatttgAGACTGACCTAAATCTGGTTCGAACCTcatatttattactttaattACGATCTTTGCATTAAAATTATACGGTTTTGGACCAAACTTTTAAGAGGAATTTACTCCCTGCACATCATTTTCCCATTATTTTGCAAAGTTACTCTTTCATATTTCCTACTTACAAGCGTGCGCGCTTGTTTAGTTTTTGTTAGCAAATATACGCTTTTACCTCTATAATAGCCACATGCTCCATTTTCTTAAAAATTCCATATACTAAGCCATTGTCAACGTGGCATCACCTTAGATTGTCATGACTTATCTAATAAAGCTAACTATGCCCTTTCTATAAAGAAATTATTATGATTGTCATATATGACCGCATATCACATTActtttactaaaaatataatactatATGCTAATacatcttttaaatttataaatttgaattaataacaattaattagaaaattttaattattaaaaataaatttatttatatcaatatattAACATATTTTCCatttatatctatataaatttgtctctaataaaaaattatcattttaattttgatttttttataaaaatctattatctatttttaatgtATCAGTACTTGTCATTCATTTTGTAAACATATTTTTAGTACTAAAACACTAGTTATTTGTCTACAAACACTTATGTGTTATAATAACATTTGTCATTTTATGCTctgttttttataaatattttatcattttattatttagcactattattttgtttataaaaatctacatattttattgtttatcaTTTATAAGTAAACATATATCATTTATTTGAACACTTATATTGTGTGTgtattgtgtgtgtgtgtgtgtgtttgtgtatatatatatatatatatatatatatgtatatttaaaatttattttaaaagtataatttttattatcaatgatataaatatttttagtcctattaaataatgaaatacaattttatttttcaagtaTTAACTAGTAggatataaaacaataaaaaaagggtatatgtttaaaaaaaaaattggttgtCCTTTACTTGATCTTTAGTTAatctttgatttttcttttgttgCTTATTTGTTTATCTTGAATTGCTCGTTGGTTTATCTTCGATTGCTTGTTGGTTGCTTTTTAGTTGCTCATTGTTTGCTTTTTATTTGCTCGTTAgttgtttttcttatttattttaatgaacaTTAATTTTCCATTGCTTTTGATTACCCTTCAATTGCTCTTTTGGTGCTTGTTGGTTGTTCTTgtttaattattgatttttcGTTCGTGTTCATAGTATGAGatattttttactctattttattgGATGCTATTACCAGATAACATTATAAATCCATTTGaatgataataaataattttattttatgccCACgtcgcgcgcgcgcgcgcgcacacacacacacacacacatatatatatatatatatatatgaacaagtgtaaattaaatgaaaagtGTTAGCATGTATattgatttgataaaataataaaatatttaatagaaaaaaataaaataacaattatttcaATATATAAGACAAGTGtttatacttaaaaaaattactcatTTAACTATAAATAAGTGTCATGATGATGtaagtaataataatttaatagaatttaaaaaaataaaaaaattatatcaaaaatagcCATCCTTCTTTAAAAATTgaagataatataattattttcttaaactCTTGTTGCACACATGTACAATATAAATGAGTTgtacacatttta
This region of Mercurialis annua linkage group LG1-X, ddMerAnnu1.2, whole genome shotgun sequence genomic DNA includes:
- the LOC126664733 gene encoding uncharacterized protein LOC126664733, whose product is MAATRAFIISSNSAPYPIVPHTTSSPSSSSTLSLPSKPSFFPMRVFPGAPLRHSFSRIYSLSSNDIKVGTNIEVDGAPWRVLEFLHVKPGKGAAFVRTKIRNYVTGNTVDKTFRAGSPLDAADIFKETKQFTYKDGAQFVFMDLTTFEEFRLNAKDVGDKTKFLKEGMDCTLLFWNGKVIDFDLPITVQLTVVDADPGLKGDTAQGGSKTVTLETGAAVNVPLFVNVGDQILVDTRTGQYMSRA
- the LOC126683158 gene encoding pentatricopeptide repeat-containing protein At1g63080, mitochondrial-like; translation: MPSPYTQLSQILLQYPSFSTISTLSNTSNGNYAKFSGTNRLSLSTIIHRKGITLVGKFKSLPIKQQLQETKDSDEKTSKFQVQSLIDSITGLPIKDRIEILNNFMKNGESWSLSEFNDLLMALVQANELDLALYMYSNVSTLCLVPDCWTLSIIVNCHCKRNEVDEAKLVLYYMLENGLNPSVVTFTTLVNSYCKKGKLKKAFEVIGLMDGNGCKPNIQTYNCLLKGLCYVGRVEEAFDLLGEIKKLRVKPDVYTYTALMNGFCKVGRSDEAMELLNEAIEIGLTPNVITFNTLFDGYNKEGRPLLGVGVMKKMKRMNCLPDYISYSTLLRGLLMWRKIRTGLRVYEEMVRNGFEVDEKLMNSLLRGLCRKFLRDNELLEYVHQVFEKMTERGCVIDNGTYGLVIQAFLVGKKFDDALTSLSLMIRSGYSPRSITINRLIYAFCVEGKIDKAISIIVLMFETHKFPGMVSYNLMIRELNRQGKFSVACNVYGAALVRGVVPNQKPQR